From the genome of Virgibacillus proomii, one region includes:
- the hflX gene encoding GTPase HflX, protein MSKERILIIAVKQPSQDQDQFDSSLAELQSLSDTAGGKVIHIVTQKRDKIHPATYIGSGKIEDIKSLIKESAIDLVISNDELSPGQLRNLGSFFGVRIIDRSQLILDIFAQRARTKEGKLQVELAQLEYMLPRLRGQGIELSRLGGGIGTRGPGETKLETDQRHIRRRIHDIKQRLHTVVKQREQYRKRRKTNDVFQIAIVGYTNAGKSTLFNRLTNSNSLEEDQLFATLDPLTRQIQLPSGMQVLLTDTVGFLQDLPTSLIAAFKSTLEEVTEADFLIHMVDGSHPNLNKQQDTVLELLKELNAHTIPMLTVYNKKDLIKQDVIPINHPHLFISAYEAADINRVLTTIEHLLKKEWEYYAVSLPPDQGKLLQQLERNTIIEKKQFDEIRQVYEVKGYMRNEIPLNRLLEE, encoded by the coding sequence GTGTCAAAAGAAAGAATTCTTATTATTGCTGTCAAACAGCCATCGCAGGATCAAGACCAATTCGACTCATCACTAGCTGAACTACAATCTTTAAGTGATACAGCAGGTGGAAAAGTCATCCATATCGTTACACAAAAGCGGGATAAGATTCATCCTGCTACATATATTGGTTCAGGAAAAATAGAAGATATAAAATCGTTGATTAAAGAAAGTGCAATTGATTTAGTTATCTCTAACGATGAGTTATCTCCTGGTCAGTTACGAAATCTAGGGAGCTTCTTTGGTGTACGCATTATTGATCGAAGCCAATTGATTTTAGATATTTTCGCACAACGTGCCCGTACAAAAGAGGGGAAGCTGCAAGTAGAACTTGCACAGCTTGAATATATGCTGCCGAGATTGCGAGGACAAGGTATTGAGCTGTCACGTCTTGGTGGAGGTATTGGAACGAGAGGGCCCGGAGAAACAAAATTAGAGACAGATCAACGCCATATTCGGAGACGAATACATGATATTAAACAGCGACTACATACAGTCGTAAAGCAAAGAGAGCAATATCGCAAGCGGCGTAAGACGAATGATGTATTTCAAATAGCTATTGTTGGCTATACGAATGCAGGTAAATCGACGCTCTTTAATCGGCTAACCAATAGTAATTCTTTGGAAGAAGATCAATTATTTGCTACCCTTGATCCTCTGACAAGGCAAATCCAGCTTCCATCAGGGATGCAGGTGCTACTTACAGATACAGTTGGTTTTCTACAAGATTTACCAACTTCATTAATCGCAGCTTTTAAATCTACTTTGGAAGAGGTCACGGAAGCCGATTTTCTTATTCATATGGTTGATGGATCACATCCGAATCTAAATAAGCAACAGGATACGGTATTAGAATTGTTAAAAGAGTTGAATGCGCATACGATTCCAATGCTTACCGTTTATAATAAAAAAGATCTTATCAAACAGGATGTTATTCCAATTAATCATCCTCACCTATTTATTAGCGCTTATGAAGCAGCTGATATTAATCGCGTCCTAACGACGATAGAACATCTATTAAAAAAAGAATGGGAATACTATGCGGTTTCGCTACCGCCGGATCAAGGCAAACTGTTACAGCAATTGGAACGAAATACAATTATTGAGAAAAAACAATTTGATGAAATTAGACAAGTATATGAAGTAAAAGGATATATGCGAAATGAGATTCCGTTAAATCGGTTATTAGAGGAGTAA
- a CDS encoding Dps family protein, with protein sequence MENQTLVNFLNQLLSNQFVLYVKLHRYHWFIQGKNFFVLHKQFEDMYDQIAQDLDEVAERILMINGKPLATMVKYIKEATLEEASADDKEHEIIQQLVSDLQQMVSEIQDQGLPEASRLHDSPTEDLLIGIQGNLEKYIWMLRAYLQDK encoded by the coding sequence ATGGAAAATCAAACACTTGTAAATTTTTTAAATCAACTCCTTTCTAATCAATTTGTATTGTATGTAAAATTACATCGTTATCACTGGTTTATTCAAGGGAAAAACTTCTTTGTATTACACAAACAATTTGAAGACATGTATGACCAAATAGCTCAAGATTTAGATGAAGTTGCTGAGCGAATTTTAATGATTAATGGAAAACCATTAGCAACAATGGTGAAATATATTAAAGAGGCGACGTTAGAAGAGGCTTCTGCTGATGATAAAGAACATGAAATCATTCAACAACTAGTTTCAGACCTTCAGCAAATGGTATCGGAAATTCAAGATCAAGGTTTACCAGAAGCAAGCCGTCTACATGACAGTCCAACAGAGGATTTACTTATAGGTATACAGGGAAATCTGGAAAAATATATTTGGATGCTTAGAGCTTATTTACAAGATAAATAA
- a CDS encoding AAA family ATPase, which translates to METQMIRNRNGQVNIILKEKSSTHLPSPRLQGAKKKNPFLEIDQAFSSFIGMKELKERIKEIYATVIINKKRKELGLMNHQQVLHMLFKGNPGTGKTTVARKLAKLYYDMELLSKGHFIEAERADLVGEYIGQTAQKTRALVQKAQGGVLFVDEAYSLARGGEKDFGKEAIDTLVKQMEDHQHDFVLILAGYPYEMERFLTLNPGLESRFPFILEFQDYGATQLLKIAKRMATEREYQLTKDAELELKTHLLRKTREYNRNFSNARYVRNIIEGAIRTHAVRLLENEHFTTDDLIYLTAKDLQLKPF; encoded by the coding sequence ATGGAAACGCAAATGATAAGAAACCGAAATGGGCAAGTGAATATTATTTTAAAGGAGAAAAGCAGCACGCATTTACCCTCTCCACGCTTACAAGGTGCAAAAAAGAAAAATCCGTTTCTCGAAATTGATCAGGCGTTTTCTTCATTTATCGGTATGAAGGAATTAAAAGAGCGAATCAAGGAAATTTACGCTACTGTTATTATAAACAAGAAAAGAAAAGAACTTGGATTAATGAACCATCAACAAGTCTTGCATATGCTATTTAAAGGAAACCCAGGTACAGGCAAAACGACGGTTGCCAGGAAGCTTGCTAAATTATATTATGATATGGAACTGTTGTCAAAAGGGCATTTTATTGAAGCAGAACGTGCAGACTTAGTCGGAGAATACATTGGTCAAACCGCTCAGAAAACGAGGGCACTTGTACAAAAGGCACAAGGTGGGGTGCTGTTTGTTGATGAAGCATACTCACTGGCTCGAGGTGGAGAAAAAGATTTTGGCAAAGAAGCGATTGATACATTAGTAAAGCAGATGGAGGATCATCAGCATGACTTTGTATTAATCCTTGCCGGATACCCTTATGAAATGGAGCGGTTTTTAACGTTAAATCCTGGTTTAGAATCAAGATTTCCATTTATTTTGGAATTCCAGGATTATGGTGCAACACAATTACTTAAAATCGCCAAGAGAATGGCTACCGAACGTGAATACCAGCTAACCAAAGATGCAGAATTAGAATTAAAAACGCATTTATTGAGAAAAACAAGAGAATATAACCGTAATTTTTCTAATGCCCGTTATGTTCGTAATATAATTGAAGGTGCCATTCGTACGCATGCCGTCAGATTATTAGAAAATGAACATTTTACGACAGACGATCTCATTTATTTAACTGCAAAAGATCTACAATTAAAACCATTTTAA
- the mutL gene encoding DNA mismatch repair endonuclease MutL: MKIIQMPDALANKIAAGEVVERPASVVKELVENSIDANSTWIKIDIKEAGLEEIKVTDNGEGMSEEDCETAFLRHATSKIKSETDLFHVHTLGFRGEALASIASVSKVTIQTSTGEEAGTYLALEGGKVTEKKKASARKGSEITVTDLFYNTPARLKYMKTIHTELGHITDLINRLALSHPEVRFEVTHNGRGIFRTAGTGDLLQVISQVYGMNVARQMLDVKHETLDFSIEGYIAKPEVTRASRNYISTIINGRYIKSIPLNKAIIQAYHTLLPIGRSPIVVLLIQMDPILVDVNVHPTKLEVRFSKEKELFQAIELAIKSRFKEISLIPEMEQKPLPKVKTVQHSMDFSKPTSQLRNNDHWQQTIYEPTTSSSFMDKKIEEHITATEQEPYLSEPVIEQEQYTASNDEVKIDETIHETRPEEPRVPIMYPIGQLQGTYILAQNENGLYMIDQHAAQERVKYEFFKKKLGAPINELQELLIPLTFEFSKQESIWIEQYKEELKQAGIFFESFGHQTYIVRSHPNWFPTGYEEDIIREMVEQIMSEEKIDVEKIREEAAILMSCKRSIKANHYLNQDEMFQLLEHLRQTEDPFTCPHGRPIIVHFSTYELKKMFKRVM, translated from the coding sequence ATGAAAATAATTCAGATGCCAGATGCGCTCGCCAATAAAATCGCAGCTGGGGAAGTTGTAGAGCGACCGGCTTCTGTAGTAAAGGAACTTGTTGAGAACAGCATCGATGCAAACAGTACATGGATAAAAATTGATATTAAGGAAGCAGGCCTTGAGGAAATCAAGGTGACAGATAATGGAGAAGGAATGTCCGAAGAAGATTGCGAAACCGCTTTTTTACGCCATGCCACGAGTAAAATTAAAAGTGAAACAGATTTATTCCATGTCCATACGCTGGGATTCCGTGGGGAGGCACTTGCTAGTATTGCTTCTGTAAGTAAAGTAACGATACAAACTTCAACTGGTGAAGAAGCAGGAACTTATTTAGCTCTGGAAGGAGGAAAAGTAACCGAAAAAAAGAAGGCATCAGCAAGAAAGGGCTCCGAAATTACGGTAACCGATTTATTTTATAATACGCCTGCTCGTTTAAAATATATGAAGACCATTCATACCGAGCTTGGTCATATTACTGACTTAATCAACCGGCTGGCTTTATCCCATCCAGAAGTGCGCTTTGAAGTAACACATAATGGAAGGGGGATTTTTCGAACAGCCGGAACCGGAGATTTATTACAGGTTATTTCTCAAGTTTATGGTATGAATGTAGCCAGGCAGATGCTTGATGTTAAACATGAAACGCTTGATTTTAGTATCGAAGGGTATATTGCGAAGCCGGAAGTGACGAGAGCTTCGAGAAATTACATCTCGACAATTATAAATGGGCGATATATTAAAAGCATTCCTTTAAATAAAGCGATCATTCAAGCGTATCATACATTACTTCCAATTGGCCGTTCACCCATTGTTGTCTTATTGATTCAAATGGACCCGATTTTAGTCGATGTTAATGTTCATCCAACGAAACTGGAAGTACGTTTTAGTAAAGAGAAAGAACTGTTTCAAGCAATTGAACTAGCCATAAAAAGTCGCTTTAAAGAGATTTCTTTAATTCCCGAAATGGAGCAGAAACCTTTACCTAAAGTAAAGACGGTTCAACATAGCATGGATTTTAGTAAACCAACATCACAACTAAGAAATAATGATCATTGGCAACAGACGATATATGAACCGACTACATCCTCTTCTTTTATGGATAAGAAGATAGAAGAGCATATAACAGCGACAGAACAAGAACCGTACTTATCCGAACCTGTTATAGAACAAGAGCAATATACAGCGAGTAACGATGAAGTTAAAATCGACGAGACAATTCATGAAACGAGACCGGAAGAACCACGCGTCCCAATTATGTATCCAATTGGGCAGCTGCAAGGAACGTATATTTTAGCGCAAAACGAAAATGGTTTATACATGATTGATCAACATGCGGCACAAGAACGAGTGAAGTATGAGTTCTTCAAGAAAAAACTAGGGGCGCCAATCAATGAACTGCAGGAATTATTAATTCCATTAACATTTGAATTTTCCAAGCAGGAATCTATTTGGATTGAACAGTATAAAGAAGAACTAAAACAAGCAGGAATCTTTTTTGAATCATTCGGTCACCAAACATATATTGTTCGTTCACACCCAAATTGGTTTCCAACCGGATATGAGGAAGATATTATCCGGGAAATGGTCGAACAAATAATGAGTGAGGAAAAAATAGATGTTGAAAAAATTCGTGAAGAAGCAGCAATTTTAATGTCTTGCAAGCGGTCAATAAAGGCAAATCATTATTTAAATCAAGACGAAATGTTTCAACTGCTTGAACACTTGCGACAGACCGAAGATCCATTCACTTGTCCGCATGGCAGACCAATTATTGTTCACTTTTCCACGTATGAATTGAAGAAAATGTTTAAACGAGTGATGTAA
- the hfq gene encoding RNA chaperone Hfq translates to MAQTVNIQDQYLNQLRKNRIAVTVFLTNGFQLRGVIKGFDNFTVLIESDGKQQLIFKHAISTFSPAKNVELEKE, encoded by the coding sequence ATGGCGCAAACCGTGAATATTCAAGACCAATATTTAAATCAACTTAGGAAGAACCGCATTGCAGTAACTGTTTTTCTAACCAATGGCTTTCAACTTCGAGGAGTTATCAAAGGATTTGATAATTTTACTGTTTTAATTGAATCCGATGGAAAGCAGCAATTAATTTTTAAACATGCGATTTCTACCTTTTCCCCGGCTAAAAACGTTGAATTGGAAAAGGAATAA
- the mutS gene encoding DNA mismatch repair protein MutS has product MAKHTPMMEQYLRIKAEHKDAFLFFRLGDFYELFYDDAIQAARELEITLTKRDSGKAKPIPMCGVPYHSADNYIKILIDKGYKVAICEQVEDPKTAKGVVKREVIQLITPGTVMEKNMLNEKENNYIASLSHFDSSYVLVYSDLSTGENQIAVFEHGWDSVIHELYNQPIKEVVVSSQLPEELQKQLKMRLQVTLSYQDEVNFNGEYRHLCENLHDERLLTAFSRLLNYIQHTQKRSLDHMQQAKIIELKNYLSLDMFSKRNLELTETLIKKERYGSLLWVLDKTVTAMGARMLKKWLERPLLNPTQMEERLEVVDGFYRQFMERDVLRETLKSVYDLERLAGRVAFGNVNARDLQQLKKSLQKIPEIRVLLQQFAQKEIQQLADQFQVSPEIVDLLEASIADDPPLSIKEGDIIKDGYNEQLDTYRDASRNGKQWIAELEQKEKQETNIKSLKIGYNRVFGYYIEVTKANLHLLPEGRYERKQTLTNAERFVTPELKEKEQLILEAEEKSVELEYQLFIEIRDRIKEYIPELQRLAEEVSYVDVLQGFATVSEANNYVRPTFDEEHLFIKQSRHPVIEQVMDDGSFVPNDIELDHNKHILLITGPNMSGKSTYMRQLALTVIMGQIGCFVPCESAQLLVFDQIFTRIGAADDLVAGQSTFMVEMLEANHAITNATDRSLILFDEIGRGTSTYDGMALAQAIIEYIHNHIHAKTLFSTHYHELTDLEKTLPNLRNIHVRAEEHEGNVVFLHQIKEGPADQSYGIHVAKLADLPQTLISRAGKILAELEGKEQKNKQQEVAATTEQTAQLSFFVEDSKEKKEPSTSKLEAIVVKELKELDLFGMTPIDAMNELYRLQKKARKS; this is encoded by the coding sequence ATGGCAAAACATACACCAATGATGGAACAATATTTAAGAATAAAAGCAGAGCATAAAGATGCCTTTCTCTTTTTTCGTTTAGGTGATTTTTATGAACTGTTTTACGATGATGCTATTCAAGCAGCTAGAGAATTAGAGATTACGTTAACAAAGCGGGATTCAGGAAAGGCAAAGCCAATTCCAATGTGTGGTGTTCCATATCATTCTGCGGATAATTACATAAAAATTTTGATTGATAAAGGCTATAAAGTAGCAATTTGTGAGCAAGTTGAGGATCCAAAGACTGCTAAAGGTGTCGTAAAACGAGAAGTCATCCAGTTAATAACACCTGGTACGGTAATGGAAAAGAATATGTTAAATGAGAAGGAGAATAATTATATTGCTAGTCTTTCTCATTTTGATTCCAGTTATGTGCTAGTATATAGTGATTTATCCACTGGAGAAAACCAAATTGCGGTCTTTGAACATGGTTGGGATAGCGTAATTCATGAATTATACAATCAACCGATTAAAGAAGTTGTTGTATCCTCTCAATTGCCTGAGGAATTACAAAAACAATTAAAAATGCGACTACAAGTTACGCTTTCCTATCAAGATGAAGTAAACTTTAATGGGGAATACCGTCACTTATGCGAAAACTTACATGATGAACGGCTATTAACTGCATTTAGCAGATTATTAAATTATATTCAGCATACACAAAAGCGTTCACTTGATCATATGCAACAAGCAAAAATTATTGAACTTAAAAACTATCTATCGTTAGACATGTTTTCTAAGCGCAATCTAGAGCTTACTGAAACATTAATAAAAAAAGAACGTTATGGCAGCTTGCTTTGGGTGCTCGATAAAACGGTAACTGCGATGGGAGCGCGGATGTTAAAAAAGTGGCTGGAGCGGCCATTATTGAATCCGACCCAAATGGAAGAAAGGCTGGAGGTTGTTGATGGATTTTATCGGCAATTTATGGAACGAGATGTATTAAGAGAAACATTAAAATCAGTTTATGATTTGGAACGTCTCGCCGGTAGGGTTGCTTTTGGAAATGTCAATGCACGCGACCTTCAGCAATTAAAAAAATCATTACAAAAAATACCAGAAATTAGAGTGTTATTACAGCAATTTGCCCAAAAAGAAATTCAACAATTAGCAGATCAATTTCAAGTATCTCCTGAGATTGTTGATTTACTTGAAGCAAGCATCGCTGATGATCCACCTCTTTCGATCAAAGAAGGAGATATCATTAAAGATGGTTATAATGAACAATTAGATACATATCGCGATGCTTCAAGAAATGGAAAGCAGTGGATTGCAGAGCTTGAACAAAAGGAAAAGCAGGAGACAAATATTAAATCCTTAAAAATTGGCTATAATCGAGTATTTGGTTATTATATCGAAGTTACTAAAGCAAACTTGCATTTGCTTCCTGAAGGACGATACGAACGAAAACAGACATTAACGAATGCCGAAAGATTTGTTACACCAGAGTTGAAGGAGAAAGAACAACTCATTTTAGAAGCAGAAGAAAAAAGTGTTGAATTAGAGTATCAATTATTTATTGAAATTCGCGATCGCATTAAAGAATATATTCCAGAGTTACAACGATTGGCAGAAGAAGTAAGTTATGTTGATGTATTACAAGGATTTGCTACCGTAAGTGAAGCAAACAATTATGTTCGTCCTACATTTGACGAAGAACATCTTTTTATTAAGCAAAGCAGGCATCCGGTCATTGAGCAAGTGATGGATGATGGATCATTTGTACCAAATGACATTGAACTTGATCATAATAAACATATTTTGCTTATTACAGGTCCAAATATGTCTGGAAAAAGCACGTATATGCGCCAGTTAGCGTTAACTGTAATTATGGGACAAATTGGCTGCTTCGTACCGTGCGAATCAGCACAACTTCTTGTTTTTGACCAAATTTTCACGAGAATTGGAGCAGCAGATGACTTAGTTGCAGGACAAAGTACGTTCATGGTAGAAATGTTAGAAGCAAATCATGCAATTACAAATGCAACCGATAGAAGTCTTATTTTGTTTGATGAAATCGGTAGGGGAACAAGTACGTATGATGGAATGGCTTTAGCACAAGCAATTATTGAATATATTCACAACCATATTCATGCTAAGACGCTTTTTTCAACGCATTACCATGAACTTACAGATTTGGAGAAAACCTTGCCAAATTTAAGAAATATTCATGTTCGTGCAGAAGAACATGAAGGAAATGTCGTTTTTCTCCATCAAATTAAAGAAGGGCCTGCTGATCAAAGCTATGGTATCCATGTTGCTAAATTAGCGGATTTACCACAGACCTTAATTTCAAGAGCCGGGAAAATTTTAGCAGAATTAGAAGGAAAAGAGCAGAAAAATAAACAACAGGAAGTAGCAGCTACGACAGAACAAACGGCTCAACTCTCCTTTTTCGTTGAAGATTCGAAAGAAAAGAAAGAACCAAGCACTTCCAAACTGGAAGCAATCGTTGTAAAGGAATTAAAAGAATTAGACCTGTTTGGCATGACACCGATAGATGCAATGAATGAACTCTATCGTTTGCAAAAGAAGGCTCGTAAAAGTTAG
- the cotE gene encoding outer spore coat protein CotE, with translation MTFLDKEYREIITKAVCGKGRKFSQATHSISPSHKPSSILGCWVINHLYNAKKKSKDTVEIVGSYDVNIWYSYNDNTKTEAITERVTYSEKVPLSVKDENCLSDDFDVIAKVIQQPNCLNCTIENKGHKIAVEIEREFSVQIIGDTKIAVRVDPKREHVDDDDDEVWDVELTDDELEDVKPDFVNQD, from the coding sequence ATGACTTTTTTAGATAAAGAGTATCGAGAGATTATAACAAAAGCGGTATGTGGTAAAGGTCGTAAGTTTTCGCAGGCAACCCATTCCATCTCGCCATCACATAAACCTTCTAGCATTTTAGGATGCTGGGTAATTAACCATTTATACAATGCCAAGAAGAAATCCAAAGACACAGTAGAAATCGTTGGCAGCTATGATGTTAATATTTGGTATTCATACAACGATAATACAAAAACGGAGGCAATAACGGAAAGAGTAACATACAGTGAAAAGGTTCCGCTTTCTGTTAAAGATGAGAATTGCCTAAGTGATGACTTTGATGTCATTGCCAAAGTTATTCAGCAGCCTAATTGCTTGAATTGTACAATTGAAAATAAAGGTCATAAGATTGCGGTAGAAATTGAACGGGAGTTTAGTGTACAGATTATTGGTGATACAAAAATAGCAGTCCGTGTTGATCCAAAGCGTGAGCATGTTGATGATGATGATGATGAAGTCTGGGATGTAGAACTAACAGATGATGAATTGGAAGATGTGAAACCGGATTTTGTTAATCAAGACTGA
- a CDS encoding methionine gamma-lyase family protein gives MVEQLAKQAEKDCKEQHEEINRMVEVNQKRVLDAFRQHRVSDSHFHSTSGYGYDDLGREVLEKIYATVFGGEDALVRPQIVSGTHAITTALFGVLRPGDELIYITGKPYDTLEEVIGIRGSNAGSLRDFQVDYQHVDLLENGGINFPAVKQAITEKTKVIGIQRSKGYDDRPSFTIEEIKEMIQFVKSINPHLIVFVDNCYGEFAEVQEPPHVSADLVAGSLIKNPGGGLVRAGGYIVGKEALILQCANRLTAPGLGKESGATFNVLQEMYQGFFLAPHVVGEALKGAIFTARFMELAGYISSPKFNENRTDLIQSVTFNNKEEMITFCQAIQENSPVNSYVKPYPSEMPGYEDEVIMAAGTFIQGASIELSADGPLRPPYIAFVQGGLTYAHVKIALIESLRKLQIK, from the coding sequence ATGGTAGAACAGTTAGCAAAACAAGCAGAAAAAGATTGTAAAGAACAGCATGAAGAAATAAATCGAATGGTTGAAGTTAATCAAAAACGGGTATTAGATGCGTTTCGTCAACATCGAGTAAGCGATAGTCATTTTCATTCGACCAGCGGTTATGGGTATGACGATCTGGGCCGTGAAGTATTAGAAAAAATTTATGCAACGGTTTTTGGCGGTGAAGACGCTCTTGTTCGACCGCAAATCGTTTCAGGAACTCATGCTATTACAACTGCCTTATTTGGGGTGCTTCGTCCTGGTGATGAGTTGATTTATATTACGGGAAAACCTTATGATACCTTAGAAGAAGTTATTGGAATACGGGGGAGCAATGCTGGCTCTTTACGCGATTTTCAAGTTGATTATCAGCATGTGGATCTATTGGAAAATGGTGGAATTAATTTTCCTGCTGTCAAACAAGCAATAACGGAAAAAACAAAAGTAATCGGCATTCAGCGCTCAAAAGGTTATGATGATCGACCTTCTTTTACGATCGAAGAAATAAAGGAAATGATCCAATTTGTCAAATCCATTAATCCGCATTTAATTGTATTTGTGGATAATTGTTATGGCGAATTCGCTGAGGTACAAGAACCGCCACATGTAAGTGCTGACTTAGTCGCTGGTTCGTTAATTAAAAACCCTGGTGGAGGATTAGTGCGAGCAGGTGGTTATATTGTTGGTAAAGAAGCATTGATTTTGCAGTGTGCAAACAGATTAACTGCTCCAGGACTGGGAAAAGAAAGTGGCGCTACTTTCAATGTTCTGCAAGAAATGTATCAAGGCTTCTTTCTTGCTCCACATGTAGTTGGCGAAGCGTTAAAGGGAGCTATTTTCACGGCTCGATTTATGGAATTGGCTGGCTATATATCTTCACCAAAGTTTAATGAAAACAGAACTGATTTAATTCAATCGGTAACATTTAATAATAAAGAAGAGATGATAACTTTTTGTCAAGCCATTCAGGAAAATTCACCTGTCAACTCCTATGTTAAGCCTTATCCAAGCGAAATGCCTGGATATGAGGATGAAGTAATCATGGCTGCTGGTACATTTATCCAAGGTGCTAGTATTGAATTATCTGCAGACGGACCATTGCGCCCGCCGTATATTGCCTTTGTTCAAGGTGGATTAACATATGCCCATGTTAAGATAGCGCTAATCGAGTCATTAAGAAAATTACAAATAAAGTGA
- the miaA gene encoding tRNA (adenosine(37)-N6)-dimethylallyltransferase MiaA, which translates to MKNKVIAIVGPTAVGKTKLSIEVAKRYSGEIISGDSMQVYRGMDIGTAKIAKEEMQGIPHYMIDIKDPDEPFSVADFQQYVTHYIDIITKKNKPPILVGGSGLYVQAALYSYHFPTYKRDEKVVEKLENEIAAFGIEPLYKRLQEIDPKQAAKIHPNNHRRVVRALEIYETTGKRMSDFQQQVKESPYDVKLIGLEMQRDELYRRINHRVDMMMERGLINEVEKLYQKGYTHEQSMQAIGYKEFIPYLKGEKTLEEAVETLKQNSRRYAKRQYTWFRNKMDVVWYDVSNGAINEKFRKILDDLAGFLHS; encoded by the coding sequence ATGAAAAATAAAGTCATTGCAATAGTGGGCCCTACCGCTGTAGGTAAAACAAAATTAAGTATAGAAGTAGCCAAACGATATAGCGGTGAAATTATTAGTGGGGACTCTATGCAGGTTTATAGAGGAATGGATATTGGTACTGCGAAAATAGCGAAAGAAGAAATGCAAGGGATTCCTCATTATATGATTGATATAAAAGATCCCGATGAACCTTTTTCTGTTGCCGATTTTCAGCAGTACGTTACCCATTATATTGATATCATTACAAAAAAAAATAAGCCTCCCATTCTTGTTGGTGGCAGTGGTTTATATGTTCAAGCAGCGCTTTATAGTTATCATTTTCCAACGTACAAACGTGATGAAAAAGTAGTTGAAAAATTAGAAAATGAGATAGCCGCTTTTGGGATTGAACCGCTATATAAGAGATTACAGGAAATTGATCCTAAGCAGGCGGCTAAAATTCATCCAAATAACCATCGGCGTGTTGTTAGAGCTTTAGAAATTTACGAGACAACAGGAAAAAGAATGTCAGATTTTCAACAACAGGTGAAGGAATCACCGTATGATGTAAAATTAATTGGGCTTGAAATGCAAAGAGATGAATTATATAGACGAATTAACCATCGAGTTGACATGATGATGGAACGTGGTCTTATTAATGAGGTTGAAAAATTATATCAAAAAGGTTATACTCATGAACAATCCATGCAGGCGATTGGCTATAAAGAGTTTATTCCTTATTTGAAGGGAGAAAAAACGTTAGAGGAAGCGGTCGAAACGCTAAAACAAAATTCACGTCGCTATGCTAAAAGACAATATACTTGGTTTCGTAATAAAATGGATGTCGTTTGGTATGACGTTTCAAATGGGGCAATTAATGAAAAATTTAGAAAAATTTTAGACGATCTTGCAGGATTTTTGCATAGCTAG
- a CDS encoding RicAFT regulatory complex protein RicA family protein produces MAEYTRKQVLDEAKKIAVMLANTEEIERFKQVEAKINENKKVQSLITKIKALQKQAVNLQAYGKKEALKKVEEQLDIFQKEIDAIPVVQEFKETQVLVNDVLQLITGTIAREVTNHIIESTGGNVLTGETGSKLRSKSGSGCSH; encoded by the coding sequence ATGGCAGAATATACACGTAAGCAGGTGCTTGACGAAGCAAAAAAAATAGCGGTTATGCTTGCCAATACCGAAGAAATCGAGCGCTTTAAGCAAGTAGAAGCAAAAATTAATGAAAATAAAAAAGTACAGAGTTTAATTACTAAGATTAAAGCATTACAAAAACAAGCTGTAAACTTACAAGCTTACGGAAAAAAAGAAGCATTAAAAAAAGTAGAAGAACAACTCGATATTTTTCAAAAAGAAATTGACGCTATTCCAGTTGTTCAGGAATTTAAAGAGACACAAGTTCTCGTTAATGATGTATTGCAGTTAATCACTGGAACGATTGCAAGAGAAGTTACGAATCATATTATTGAATCAACAGGTGGAAACGTATTGACTGGTGAAACTGGATCAAAACTAAGAAGTAAATCCGGATCCGGTTGCAGCCATTAA